TGCCACTACATCGCGATCTGGTTCGCGATCTACTCCTGACGGCTAGGCGCGCGCTTCGAGGTCGGCCCAGCCGGCTTCCCCGAACCGGTGCGCCCGGAAGAACTCGCCCAGCGCCCTGACCAGCGCCTTCCGCCCCACCCGCGCCTCCAGCCCGACGACTCGGGCCAGGTGCGGGGCGTAGGGGCGGTCGGGCCACGGGGTGCCGGTCGGGGGTGTCCACGGGTCGGCGCCCGGCACGAACGCCTCCGCCGCCAGCCGGCTGAGGTAGGTGGCCAGGCCCTCGACCAGGGACGACTCCCCGTCCGTCACGTTGCCCGCCCACTGGTGCGCCACCTCGTGCGCCACCACGGTCGCGGCGTGCAGCGGGGAGAGGTCCAGGGGTGCGCGGGTGTCCAGCAGGACCAGGCCCGGTGACGAGAAGCCCAGGACCGGCAGCTCCGGCACGAGCACCACCCGGCACGAGCCGTACGGGTACGGCACGTCCAGCAAGTCCTCGAAGAACCCCACCGACCTCGCCACCAGCGCCGACACCGCGCGACCGTCGAACGTCCGGGAGCGGGCGGCGTGGACGTCCGGGCCGACCTCCGCCCACGGCCCGACGGCGGCGGCCAGGGCGTGCGGTGCGACCGGGGCTCGGGTGTCGCTGACCAGGGCGTTTCCCGGGGCGTGCACGGTCACCGCCGTCGTGGCGCGGGTGGTGTGGTCCAGGCAGCAGAACGTGCGGGGCGCGAAGGTCGGGTGGTGCAGGGTGTAGCGGTAGGTGTCGCCGTCCACCTCGACCCGGCGGAAACCCCGGTCCGGCGCGTACGCGTGCACGGACTCGACCTCCAGCACACCTGCCGACCCCGGCACACCCACCGGCCCCAGGGCGAGACGTGCGCCGTCCCACGGCACGTCGTGGCCGTTGAGCCGGGCGTGGCGCACGTCGGTCGCCTCCAGCAGCGCGTGCGGTCGGGGCGTCGGGAACGAGACCCTGGTGTGCGTGCGGAACGAGGTCGGCTCCAGGTGCCAGGCGATGGTGTAGTCGACGGTCACGACTCCACGACTACGCCAGGTCCGGTCCCTGCGCCCGCAGGTCGTCCACGCGGGACATCGCGTCGCGCAGCTCGGTCAGCCACGCGTCCGCGTGCTGCCCGACCAGGCGGACCGCCCACGCCAGCGCCTCCGACCGGGACCGGGCGACGCCCGCCGCCACCAGCGTGTCCAGGACCTGCCGCTCCGGCTGGCGCAGCCTGGTCATCACCGGCACGGACAGGGTCGTGAACAGCTCTTCCGTGCCGCCCAGCCGGGCACCCCACGCGACCTTGCGCCGGTAGCGGTGTTCGGCCTGGCGGGCGATCTCGATGCGTTCCTCGCGCGTCTGCTCGCGGAACCGGCTGATCCGGCCCGACTCCGCCGCCGCCCGCTCCGCCTCGTCGGCGAACTCACCCGTCAGTGGCGGGAGGGTGCCCACCACCAGGATCTCCTCGCGGTCCACCGTCACGGTCGGCGCCTCGGTGAACCACTCGTCCGGGAGCCGGCCCGCGAACCAGGCCCCCGCGTCGTCCGCGGGCGGCTGTTCGGTCTGCTGCCAGCGCGAGCCCCAACCTCGTCTCATCACGCACCCACTTCGTTGATTACACGATTACAGTGCAATCGACGCTACGCCGGTAACAGGTGAAGACAAGCGTGGTTCGCTACCGGTGAAGGGCGGCCGTGAGGTCGTCCACCGTGGTGACAGGGCGGTCGCACACGTACCCGCGGCACACGTAGGCCGCCGGACCGCCGTCCACCAGCGGCCGGTCGGCCAGCAGGGGCGCGGAGTCCGGGTCGCCGGCGACCACGACACCGCCGCCGTGCACCTCGCGCCACGCCGCGGACACCAGGTCGGCGTCCCCGCCGACCACGGCCACCTGCACCGGCCCGTGCTCCAACGCCTCCGCCACGGACAGCCAGTGCCCCGCGAACCGGGGCTCGCGCGCCGCCAGCAGACCGGCCCGCGCCACCGCCGCCTCGGCCGCCGCGCGGTACTCCGCCGACCGGTGCGCCCCCAGCACCGACGCCGTGACCAGAGCGGACGCCAGCGACGACGCCCCGGACGGGCTCGCGTTGTCCGACGGGTCGGACGGCCGCTGGACCAGCGCCTCGGCGTCGTCGGCGGTGTCGTAGTAGACGCCCGGCTCCGACCCGGCGAACCGCGCCAACGCCGTGTCCAGCAGCGAGCACGCGGAGGTCAGCCACTGCTGGTCCCCGGTCGCCTGGTGCAACGCCAAGAGCCCTTCGGCGAAGCACCCGTAGTCCTCCAGGACGCCCGCCGCCGTGCCCGCGACCCCGGCCCGGGACGTCCGCAGCAGCCGCCCGTCCACGACGTGCAGGTCGAGCAGCAGGGACGCCGCCCGCACGGCGGCCTCCACCCAGCGCGGTTCGCCGAACACGGAGCCCGCCTCGGCCAGCGCGGTGATCGCGAGACCGTTCCACGCCGTGACGACCTTGTCGTCCCGCCCCGGTTGGGGCCGTTGCTCCCGCGCGGCCAGCAGCGCTTCGGTGATCTCCGGCACCGGCTCGCCGAGCATCCGCAGCGTGGACGTCCCGTGCTCGAACGTCCCCTCTTCGGTCACCCCGTAGAGCACGGCGGCCCGCGCGCCCTCGACCGGTCCGAGGACTTCGGCGAGCTGGGCGGGCGTCCACACGTAGGTCAGGCCCTCGACGCCGTCGGTGTCGGCGTCCAGCGACGCGGCGAACCCGCCCTCCGGCGTGGCCAGCGTGCGCAGCAGGAACTCGGCGGTCTCCCGCACGACCCGCGCGTACCGGGGCGACGGGTCGCGCCGGCTCAGGTGGGTGTAGACGCGCAGCAGCAAAGCGTTGTCGTACAACATCTTCTCGAAGTGCGGCACGACCCACGCCGCGTCCACGCTGTACCGCGCGAACCCGCCCGCCAACTGGTCGTACAGCCCGCCCGCCGCCATCGCGTCGCACGTGGCCCGCGCCATCGACAGCGCCTCCACCGACCCGGTCCGCTCGTGGTGGCGCAGCAGGAACTCCAGCACCATCGACGGCGGGAACTTCGGCGCGCCACCGAACCCGCCGTGCGCGCGGTCGAAGTGCCCGAGCAGCGACACCACCGCGCCGGACAGCACCTCGGCGTCCACAGTGGACTGCGGCAGCGGTTTGAACGCCAGCTGGGACACGATGTTCGCCGCCGACTCCCGCACCTCCGCGCCCTGCTCGCGCCACGCGTGGTCGATCGCCTCCAGCACCTGCCGGAACGACGGCATCCCGCGCCCCGGCACCGGCGGGTAGTACGTGCCCGCGTAGAACGGCTCCCCGTCCGGGGTGAGGAAGACCGTCATCGGCCACCCGCCGTGCCCGCTCAGCGCCTGCGTGACGGCCATGTAGACCGCGTCCACGTCCGGGCGCTCCTCGCGGTCGACCTTGACGTTGACGAAGTGCGCGTTCATGTACTCGGCGGTGGCCTGGTCCTCGAACGACTCGTGCGCCATCACGTGGCACCAGTGGCAGGCCGCGTACCCGACCGAGAGCAGCACCGGCACGTCCCGCTCCCGGGCTTCGGCGAACGCCTCCGGCGACCACTCGTGCCAGTCCACCGGGTTCTCGGCGTGCTGGAGCAGGTACGGGCTGGTCGAGGACGCGAGCCGGTTCGTCATGGGTCCACAGTAATTCCCGGGCGGCGCGGGGACCGGTTCGACGAGACTGGGCGGCGTGGAGATCACCGAGCGCCCGCCGAACGACCTGCGGCACCTGAGCGGCCCGTTCGACGTGGTGGGAGACGTCCACGGGTGCCGGGTCGAACTGGTCCACCTGCTGCGCGAACTGGGCTACGCGGTGACCTCCGACGGCGCGGTGCACCCCGACGGCCGCACGGCGGTGTTCG
This DNA window, taken from Saccharothrix variisporea, encodes the following:
- a CDS encoding M1 family aminopeptidase translates to MTVDYTIAWHLEPTSFRTHTRVSFPTPRPHALLEATDVRHARLNGHDVPWDGARLALGPVGVPGSAGVLEVESVHAYAPDRGFRRVEVDGDTYRYTLHHPTFAPRTFCCLDHTTRATTAVTVHAPGNALVSDTRAPVAPHALAAAVGPWAEVGPDVHAARSRTFDGRAVSALVARSVGFFEDLLDVPYPYGSCRVVLVPELPVLGFSSPGLVLLDTRAPLDLSPLHAATVVAHEVAHQWAGNVTDGESSLVEGLATYLSRLAAEAFVPGADPWTPPTGTPWPDRPYAPHLARVVGLEARVGRKALVRALGEFFRAHRFGEAGWADLEARA
- a CDS encoding thioredoxin domain-containing protein, which codes for MTNRLASSTSPYLLQHAENPVDWHEWSPEAFAEARERDVPVLLSVGYAACHWCHVMAHESFEDQATAEYMNAHFVNVKVDREERPDVDAVYMAVTQALSGHGGWPMTVFLTPDGEPFYAGTYYPPVPGRGMPSFRQVLEAIDHAWREQGAEVRESAANIVSQLAFKPLPQSTVDAEVLSGAVVSLLGHFDRAHGGFGGAPKFPPSMVLEFLLRHHERTGSVEALSMARATCDAMAAGGLYDQLAGGFARYSVDAAWVVPHFEKMLYDNALLLRVYTHLSRRDPSPRYARVVRETAEFLLRTLATPEGGFAASLDADTDGVEGLTYVWTPAQLAEVLGPVEGARAAVLYGVTEEGTFEHGTSTLRMLGEPVPEITEALLAAREQRPQPGRDDKVVTAWNGLAITALAEAGSVFGEPRWVEAAVRAASLLLDLHVVDGRLLRTSRAGVAGTAAGVLEDYGCFAEGLLALHQATGDQQWLTSACSLLDTALARFAGSEPGVYYDTADDAEALVQRPSDPSDNASPSGASSLASALVTASVLGAHRSAEYRAAAEAAVARAGLLAAREPRFAGHWLSVAEALEHGPVQVAVVGGDADLVSAAWREVHGGGVVVAGDPDSAPLLADRPLVDGGPAAYVCRGYVCDRPVTTVDDLTAALHR